In Zingiber officinale cultivar Zhangliang chromosome 1A, Zo_v1.1, whole genome shotgun sequence, a genomic segment contains:
- the LOC122008107 gene encoding uncharacterized protein LOC122008107, whose protein sequence is MPKEGTGATPFHLIYGGEAVVPVEVRVESNRLQHYVEDNAERRLLELDLVDESRAKAAILLMAYRQRMKQNYNRRVIPRLFQVGNLVWKKVKPIGDVTKLEAPWAGPFKVVEKLRLGAYYLEDEDG, encoded by the coding sequence ATGCCCAAGGAGGGAACTGGAGCGACTCCTTTCCACCTGATATATGGTGGTGAAGCAGTAGTCCCGGTCGAAGTCAGAGTTGAGTCCAATCGGCTTCAACACTATGTTGAAGACAACGCTGAGCGGAGGTtgctggagctggatttggtagatGAATCGCGTGCTAAAGCTGCCATCCTGTTAATGGCCTACCGCCAGaggatgaaacagaactacaatcggagggtgatcccgaggttgTTCCAAGTCGGCAATCTGGTGTGGAAAAAAGTAAAGCCGATCGGCGATGTCACCAAGCTAGAAGCCCCGTGGGcgggacccttcaaggtcgtggaGAAGCTCCGTTTGGGCGCCTATTACTTGGAAGATGAGGACGGATGA